In Monodelphis domestica isolate mMonDom1 chromosome 4, mMonDom1.pri, whole genome shotgun sequence, one DNA window encodes the following:
- the LOC100022248 gene encoding olfactory receptor 51B5-like translates to MWSNNSLTPFLLTGFPGLEAIHHWISIPVFVVYFSVIIGNGTLLFLIKDDHSLHEPMYYFLAMLAGTDLLVTLNTMPTVLRVLWLDEREIGHGTCFSQAYFIHSLSFVESGVLLAMAYDRFIAIRDPLRYRSILTNSRVLKIGIGAFLRGFISVVPPIVPLHFFPYCHSHVLSHAFCLHQDVIKLACADITFNRIYPVVLLSFIFFGDSLIILFSYLLILKTVMSIASGEERNKALNTCISHICCVLVFYVTVIGLSLIHRFGKHAPHVVHITMSYIYFLFPPFMNPIIYSIKTKQIRNGILRKFSLHRFRA, encoded by the coding sequence ATGTGGTCTAATAACAGTTTAACTCCTTTCCTTCTGACTGGATTCCCAGGTCTGGAGGCAATTCATCACTGGATCTCCATCCCTGTCTTTGTTGTGTACTTCTCTGTAATTATTGGCAATGGCACTCTCCTCTTTCTCATTAAGGATGATCACAGTCTCCATGAGCCCATGTACTACTTTCTGGCCATGCTGGCAGGCACAGACCTTTTGGTGACCCTTAACACAATGCCCACAGTGCTGAGGGTCTTGTGGTTGGATGAGAGGGAGATTGGCCATGGCACCTGTTTCTCCCAGGCCTACTTCATCCATTCACTCTCTTTTGTGGAGTCAGGTGTCTTGCTTGCCATGGCCTATGACCGTTTCATTGCCATTCGCGACCCCCTACGATATAGATCTATCCTCACTAACTCCAGAGTGTTGAAAATTGGGATTGGAGCATTTCTGAGAGGCTTCATCTCTGTGGTACCCCCAATTGTCCcattacattttttcccttaCTGTCATTCCCATGTCCTCTCTCATGCTTTCTGCCTTCATCAGGATGTCATCAAATTGGCCTGTGCAGATATCACTTTCAATCGCATTTATCCTGTGGTTTtgctttcatttatcttttttgggGATTCTCTGATCATTCTTTTCTCCTATTTGCTAATTTTGAAAACAGTTATGAGCATTGCCTCTGGAGAGGAGCGGAACAAAGCCCTAAACACCTGCATCTCTCACATTTGTTGCGTCTTGGTTTTCTATGTTACAGTGATTGGTCTGTCCCTCATCCACCGCTTTGGGAAACATGCTCCCCATGTGGTCCACATCACTATGAGttatatctattttctttttcccccatttaTGAACCCAATCATCTATAGTATTAAGACCAAACAGATCAGGAATGGCATCCTCCGCAAGTTCTCTTTGCATAGATTCAGGGCTTAG
- the LOC100019702 gene encoding olfactory receptor 51B6-like: MWSNNSLSPFLLTGFPGLEAVHHWISILFFVVYFSVILGNGTLLFLIKDDNSLHEPMYYFLAMLAGTDLLVTLNTMPTVLRVLWLDEREIGHGTCFSQAYFVHSLSFVESGVLLAMAYDRFIAIRDPLRYRSILTNSRVVKIGIGAFLRGFIIVAPTIIPLHWFPYCRSHVLSHAFCLHQDVIKLACADITFNVIYPVILLSFFFFGDSLIILFSYILILKTVMSIASGEERNKALNTCISHICCVLVFYVTVIGLSLIHRFGKHAPHVVHITMSYVHFLFPPFMNPVIYSVKTKQIRNGILRKFSLHRFRA; this comes from the coding sequence ATGTGGTCTAATAACAGtttatctcccttccttctgaCTGGATTCCCAGGTCTGGAGGCAGTTCATCACTGGATCTCCATCCTTTTCTTTGTTGTATACTTCTCTGTCATTCTTGGCAATGGCACTCTCCTCTTTCTCATCAAAGATGACAACAGTCTCCATGAGCCCATGTACTACTTCCTGGCCATGCTGGCAGGCACAGACCTTTTGGTGACCCTTAACACAATGCCCACAGTGCTGAGGGTCCTGTGGTTGGATGAGAGGGAGATTGGCCATGGCACCTGTTTCTCCCAGGCCTACTTCGTCCATTCACTCTCTTTTGTGGAGTCAGGGGTCTTGCTTGCCATGGCTTATGACCGTTTCATTGCCATTCGCGACCCCCTACGATATAGATCTATCCTCACTAACTCCAGAGTGGTGAAAATTGGGATTGGAGCATTTCTGAGAGGTTTCATCATCGTGGCACCTACAATCATTCCACTCCATTGGTTTCCTTACTGTCGTTCCCATGTCCTCTCTCATGCTTTCTGCCTTCATCAGGATGTCATCAAACTTGCCTGTGCCGATATCACTTTCAATGTCATCTATCCTGTGATTCTGCTTtcgtttttcttttttggggattCTCTGATCATTCTTTTCTCCTATATACTAATTTTGAAAACAGTTATGAGCATTGCCTCTGGAGAGGAGCGGAACAAAGCCCTAAACACCTGCATCTCTCACATTTGTTGCGTCTTGGTTTTCTATGTTACAGTGATTGGTCTGTCCCTCATCCACCGCTTTGGGAAACATGCCCCCCATGTGGTCCACATCACTATGAGTTATGtccatttcctctttcctccatttATGAACCCAGTCATCTATAGTGTTAAGACCAAACAGATCAGGAATGGCATCCTCCGCAAGTTCTCTCTACACAGATTCAGAGCTTAG